In Candidatus Zixiibacteriota bacterium, the genomic window TCAAACAACTAATCATCGCCATCAACGACTATATCAGAGACTATAACCGGAAACCGACCGTCTTTCGCTGGACCAAAAACGCAAATATGATCCTCCGAAAAATCGATCGCTGTAAAGAAGCGTTAGGGACACCACACTAGAACGCAAAATAATGCTTGACAATACCGCATAATCCGTTATTATACCTTTAGATTTAGTATGATATTTTTGGAGAAAGGATAAAAGCCGCCATGAGCGAAACACTCAAATTCTTCACGACCGCCGAGATTGCCGAAATTCTGAAAATGAATCCCCAGGTCATTGCCCGCAAACTGCAGAAAGGGGAGATTGTTGCTTATAAGATCGGCAAAGACTGGCGCGTATCCGAAAAAGAGCTTCTGGCCTGGCTGGAACTTCAGTCCAATCAGATGCAAAAAGACCCCGGTTCGGCGGTGGTGCGCCACTTTGTCCGCAATGGGCGCCTGACCGCGCTTCCGGCGCAGAGAAAGAAACGCCGTTACCTGCTGGAGCATATTCTGCAGAAATTTGAACTCAATCGCGTCTATTCCGAGAAAGAGGTTAACAGCATAATCGGCGAGTTGTATGAAGATTTTTGCACCGTGCGCCGCGAATTTATCATGTTCAAAATGATGACCCGTTCGGGCGGCAAATATATCCGCAACAGCAGTTATATGATGCAGAAATAGCCTTTCCGTAGATCACTGTAATGGCAGCAAAGATGTCGGGTTTCTCGATTCCGCTTGCACGGAATCTCGGAACACCGACCTACCTCGGAAATTTGCGCCTATGGCGCAATGTCAAGACCCCAAGGGGTCATTGACCTACAAAGCCAAAACACACGCAAGCGGGTGGGGCACCCGGGCTCGGGTCGACACGTCGATCGACCCCTTCAAAGCTGGATTCTGGCTTTCGCCAGAATGACAAAGAGGAAAATGGCACGAGCGTGGGGCTCGTGCCCGACAAAACTATATGATTTTATCTATTTCTTTCTTGAAACTTGCGTACGACTGCATCCCGATCAGCCGCGAGACCTCCACCCCATCACGATTGATAAATATGGTGGTCGGAATCCCCACCGTGACATTGAAAGCAATTTCCGCCTCACGGTTCGACATCAGCATCACCCACTCCATCCCATTCTGCTGCACAAACTCTCTTACGCGCCCGGGATTATCTTTCACCGCCAGGCTGATTATTTCCAAACCCTGCGGCCTGAAATCAGCGTAGATTTTTTTCAGATCGGGAAGCTCTTTGCGGCAGGGCGGGCACCAGGTTCCCCAAAAATTCAGCACCAGCGGCCCTTTCCCCTTGAACTCCTCAAATGCTCTGGTGCCGCCATTCAGATCGGCCGCGGCGAAAGTGGGCCCTGCGGGAATATTTGTCGCTACCTGCGATGCCGCTCCGGGATTCCCCGAGGCATTGTTATTATTTGATTTCGAGCAGGAAAAAATGAGCGCCCCCAGAGCAATAATCAAAGCGGGAAATAAAATCTTTTTCATCTTTCTTAACATCATCTTAATTATTCACTTTTCGGCCACCCTTGGTGATATAGTCGTTGAAAGTCATTTTCTGATAAATGTCATCTTTGACAAAATAGAGCATATCCAGATATCTATCGGTCGGCTGATACCCGGTTACCGGGCCGATCCGCTCGCTGGTTGATTTCAGAAACCAGAAAGTCGGATACCCGCTGACCCGGTATTCATTGCGCGCCAGATTTTGCTCGGTGATTTTGTAGCCGCCGATATTCAACTCGTTTTTCGAATCCCCATCGACTTTGATACAGACAAAATTGGTGTTAAGGAATTTTATCACCTCGGGCATGGAGAAAGTTTCCTTTTCCATCTTTTTGCAGTAGCCGCACCATTTGGCGGTAAAATTCACCACGATATGCTTGCCGCTTTCTTTGGCCAGTTTCAGACCGACATCGTATGGATGCCAGATTATCCTGGTCGTATCGACCTTGGCGGGACTATCTTTGTCACTCTTTTTCGTACTCTTATCCTGGGCAAAGGGAAATGATAACGGCAGCAAAACGAGAATAATAACAAAGATCAGTTTTTTCATCGGTCTCAACCTTACTTATCGGGTTCCGGGATTCTAAACATTTTATATTTTAACATATTAAGCGATTTAAGGTTCCCCTTTTTCATCGAGGCGGCTGGAGATAAACTGACGATTCTCCAAGTATCTCCTTGAGTTTCAACAGAAGCTTATTTTCGGGCGTGACCATGAATCTGTTCGATTTTATCAAGTATTCCTCGCCATTTTTTCGCACCGCAAAAATCACCGGAGTTTTCCCCTGGTTTTTTTCAAGTGTCCCCTGAATGGCGTTTAGTTTTCTTTCGGTTGTCTCCTCATCAATCCTGATGACCAACTGGCAGTTGAATCGCTCGGACAGCGATTCCAGTGGAAATATATCGCTGACAATGACTTTGGGTGCCTCCCCCTCACGCGTGGATACCCGTCCGGTCAGCATGATCATGTTGTCTTCTATAATATAGGCTTTCCCCTTGTCATAGCAATCGGAAAATAGGATCAATTCCACTTTTCCCTTGAAATCCTCCACTGTGGCAAAAGCCATCCGGTTGCCCCGCTTGTCATTCATTACCTTCAACGCCGAGATAATCCCTCCGAACCGGACTTCCCGGCCGTCTTTCACTTCCATAAGCCGGGCCGTATCGATCGTCCCAAAAGCCGCCAGCTCCGCCCGATACCGGTCAAGGGGATGCCCCGAGACATAAAAACCGAGAGTCTCCTTTTCGCTGGCAAGTCTCTTGGAAATCAACCAATCGGGGATATCCGGATAGGGTGGTTCGGTGCGTTTGATTTTTGTGCCGCCGGCCGCGAAGAGGTCGACCGTATTGGCCGATGAGGAAACTTTTTGCCCGAATTCGAGCATTTCCTCAACGATAGTAGTCTTCTGGGCGCGATTGCCCGGGAGCGAATCGAGGGCCCCGGCCGCAATCAACGACTCCAGGGTTCGGCGATTAAGATTGCGGGATTGAACCCGGCTGACCAGGTCGGCGAAGCAGGTGAATTTCCCGCCGCCGTTGCGCGCCTCGATTATCGCCTCAACGGCTCCCTCGCCCACATTTTTCACCGCCAGAAGCCCGAACCGGATCTTTCCCTCCCTGACATTGAATGCTTTCAGGGATTCGTTTACATCGGGGGGAAGCACGGTGATATTCAGCCGGCGGCATTCATCCATTAATATATATATCCGATCGGGCGAGTCCGTTTCGGAGGTCATGTTGGCCGCCATGAATTCCTGAGGATAATGAATTTTCAGATAAGCGCACTGGTAGGCGATCAAGGCATATCCGGTCGAATGCGACTTATTAAATCCGTAGCGGGCGAAAGTCTCTATCTGCTCGAAAACGGAAGCGGCAACCTTGGCATCGATATGCTGTTTATCACATCCATCCAGAAATTCCTTCTTCTGCTCGGCCATCAATTCTGCCTGCTTTTTACCCATCGCCTTGCGAAGAATATCGGCCTTTCCCATACTGTAGCCGGCCAGAGCATTGGCGATCTGAAGCACCTGCTCCTGGAAAACAATCACCCCATAAGTATCTTTCAG contains:
- a CDS encoding DUF2087 domain-containing protein, with amino-acid sequence MSETLKFFTTAEIAEILKMNPQVIARKLQKGEIVAYKIGKDWRVSEKELLAWLELQSNQMQKDPGSAVVRHFVRNGRLTALPAQRKKRRYLLEHILQKFELNRVYSEKEVNSIIGELYEDFCTVRREFIMFKMMTRSGGKYIRNSSYMMQK
- a CDS encoding TlpA disulfide reductase family protein, which codes for MKKILFPALIIALGALIFSCSKSNNNNASGNPGAASQVATNIPAGPTFAAADLNGGTRAFEEFKGKGPLVLNFWGTWCPPCRKELPDLKKIYADFRPQGLEIISLAVKDNPGRVREFVQQNGMEWVMLMSNREAEIAFNVTVGIPTTIFINRDGVEVSRLIGMQSYASFKKEIDKII
- a CDS encoding thioredoxin fold domain-containing protein; translated protein: MKKLIFVIILVLLPLSFPFAQDKSTKKSDKDSPAKVDTTRIIWHPYDVGLKLAKESGKHIVVNFTAKWCGYCKKMEKETFSMPEVIKFLNTNFVCIKVDGDSKNELNIGGYKITEQNLARNEYRVSGYPTFWFLKSTSERIGPVTGYQPTDRYLDMLYFVKDDIYQKMTFNDYITKGGRKVNN